ACAAAGTTGTTATTTTATCAAAAAATGACATTGCAAAGACTACTCTTTTCCAAATTCTAGCTGGAGAATTAGAACCAGATTCAGGAACTGTTGAGTGGGGAGTTACAACTTCACAAAGCTATTTCCCAAAAGACAACTCAGCATATTTTGAAGATGTAGATTTATCGCTAATTGACTGGTTAAGACAATTTTCGACTGACCAGCACGAAGAATATGTACGTGGATTCTTAGGAAGAATGCTATTCTCAGGAGAAGAGGCAAGAAAAAAAGCCAAAGTTCTTTCTGGAGGAGAAAAAGTTCGTTGCATGCTTTCAAAAATGATGCTATCCAACGCAAATGTCCTATTATTAGACAACCCAACAGATCACTTGGATCTTGAAGCAATTACATCGCTTAATAAATCGCTAGAAAGATTTGACGGAACAATTTTATTTACAACGCACGACCACGAATTTATTCAGACAATTGCAAATAAAATCATTGAAATCACTCCAAAAGGAATTTTGGAAAAAGAAATGGAATATGATGATTATCTAAATGACGAAACTGTTGAAGCAAGACTAAATGAAATGTATAGCTAAGTTATTGTGTAACTTTTATTTTTGAAATAAATTCTTGGATATGAAAATAGCAGGATTATATTTATTAATATTTCCTGCCATTTTTTATTTAGTCGTTTGAGAATCTATTTTTTAGCTACCTGATTACTGTAAATATATCCGTATTGATTTCCGTTGTATTTAATATAATACCAGTCATCGTCTGTTTTGCTTATTGCGTAAACTGTCTGTCCAGTTTTCAGTTTAGTTTTAATTGTAGATTTTGTTGTTGGTTTTTCTCTTATATTGCTGTATCCTTCACTTGAAGTTATAACGAGCTTACCTACAATTTCTTTTAATTGGCTATTGTGAATATAGCCAGTAAATGACTTTTTAATTGCATCGTTATAATATGTCACTTTATGCCATTCACCAGATTTTTCATTGCTTTCCAGTATATGTCCATTTGTAATAGTTTCAACAACTTTAGAATCTGTAGTTGCAGACTGTCTTATGTTAATCGCATTATCTTTTGACGAAGTCACAAATGCAGCTCCCATTGAGATAGCACTAAAACCCATAGATAAAATTGAAGCCAGAAACATTTTCTTTAGTATAAACTTTTTCATAAAAAATCACTCCTTAATAATTTTATATAACACACGTTATTTCCAATTATATTATAACCTATTTTTTTAAGTTTGCAAGTAAAAACTAATAAAAAATCTAACATTTTTAAAATAAATTTCAAAAAATAATATAATAAAGATTGTTAGAAATAAGTATTTTTACCTTCTCCTCTCATAATAATTATACCTTATTTTAAGAAAATTTCAATATTAATCTTCA
This is a stretch of genomic DNA from Leptotrichia hofstadii. It encodes these proteins:
- a CDS encoding SH3 domain-containing protein gives rise to the protein MKKFILKKMFLASILSMGFSAISMGAAFVTSSKDNAINIRQSATTDSKVVETITNGHILESNEKSGEWHKVTYYNDAIKKSFTGYIHNSQLKEIVGKLVITSSEGYSNIREKPTTKSTIKTKLKTGQTVYAISKTDDDWYYIKYNGNQYGYIYSNQVAKK